ATCAGATGTTTCCATCGGAGGATTCCCTCTCGTTGATGGATCGATCGTCGAATGGATCAAACAACGCCGATTTGACGATCGCTGTCATCTGCCTTCCCCGCATTTCCAACTTTACGGACTTTGACCCCCTCGAAGCGGAACCCACGGTCAACCTCCGCTATGTGGGTATCAGAGACGAGTTAGGTTACCCCGATGCCGTGATTTTACCCGGCACCAAAACGGCGATCGCCGACCTGCTGGCACTACAGCATACAGGTCTTGCCGAGCAAATTCAGGAATACGTGGCTGCGGGAGGCACGATTATGGGAATTTGCGGCGGATTTCAGATTATGGGTCGTATTTTAGCTGATCCAGAGGGTATTGAAGGTCACGAAGGGCGTTACAAAGGGCTAGGTCTACTCCCCCTCACCACGATCATTACTGGACAGAAAATTGCACGCCAGCGTCAAGTCAGTTCCAACTTTCCCCAAACGGGGCTGCCTGTAATTGGCTACGAACTGCACCAAGGGCGGAGCCACATGGCAGAAAGCGGCAGTGACCAGGCCGGGGGACTCACCTACGAATACTTGTTTGATGACCGCAATTTGGGCGTGGTGGACTCGGCACAGATGCTTTGGGGAACCTATCTCCACGGAATCTTTGACAGTGGCTCTTGGCGACGTACATGGCTGAATCGCCTCCGGCAGCAGCGGGGGCTAAAATCTTTACCCACGGGAATTGCCGACTATCGAGAGCAGCGGGAACGAATGCTGAATGGGCTTGCAGATACAATCCAGCCCCGTCTCAACTTGACCCCAATCCTAGACGCCTTGAAAGAGTGCAACGGGTAGATGGCGAGTCGGGCGGCAACCCTGGGCTTGGCTTGGGTGGGGGCATCACAATGGTTTCCAGATCAATAGTTTTTAAGGCTAATGTTTTAGGCTATGACGGTTCAGGTTCGGTTTCTGCCAGATGATGTCACAGTTGAGGCGATCGCCGGAGAGCCGCTCCTGCAGGTTGCAGAACGGGCAGGACTCTCAATTCCAACAGGTTGTCTGATGGGATCGTGCCATGCCTGCGAAGTAGAATTGGAAAACGGTGACGTGATCTGTGCCTGCATTTCCGGTGTGCCAAAGGGACAAACCCATGTCACCATCAACCTCTTTGTGGATCCCACCTGGTAAGCAGGGCAGAATTAAACCTATGATTCCAATGGTCTAGAGGTACACACAGGTTCCCCAAGCGCGATATACTCCGTTTGGAAAATCTGGCATAAATCACATGGTAGCGGTAGCAATTTTGGCAGCAGGACGGGGCACCCGTATGAAGTCCCGATTGCCCAAGGTATTACATGCCCTGGGGCAGCGATCGCTAGTGGAACGCGTTCTCGACAGTTTATCCGACGTTTCACCAACCCATAAATTCGTGATTGTGGGGTATCAAGGGGATCTGGTGCGGGAAGCGCTCGCAGACTATCCAGGGGTGGAGTTTGTGGAACAAACTGAACAACTGGGGACAGGCCATGCGGTTCAACAAGTTCTGCCCCACCTCAAAGGCTACGATGGCGATTTGCTCGTGTTGAATGGTGACGTACCGCTTCTACGCGCAGACACGATTCGCCAGCTCCTGCAAACGCATCGAGACGCAGGCAGTGCTGCCGCAATTCTGACCGCGCAACTCCCTGATCCCAAAGGCTACGGTCGCGTATTTTGTGATGGTCAAAATACGGTCACACAGATCGTTGAGGACCGGGACTGTACCGCTGCCCAAAAGCAAAATCGCCGCATTAATGTCGGAGTCTACTGCTTCAAATGGTCAGAACTAGAGCGGGTATTGCCCCAACTTCAGGCCGACAACGATCAGCAGGAATACTACTTAACCGATACGGTCAGCATGATGAGTCCGGTAGTAGCCGTTGATGTAGACGACTATCGTGAGATCCTCGGCATCAACGATCGCCTCCAGCTTGCCAACGCCTACTCGATTTTACAGACGCGGATTAAAGAACACTGGATGCGTGCCGGGGTGACGCTGGTGGATCCAGAAAGCGTCACCATTGACGACACCGTGGAGCTGCATCCCGACGTGATTATCGAACCGCAAACCCACTTGCGAGGCCGGACGGTCGTTGGGTCGGAGAGCCGCATTGGGCCGGGTAGCCTCATTGAAAATAGCCAGATTGGGCAACGGGTGACGGTTCTGTATTCGGTGGTGAGCGATAGCACCATTCAGGATGGCACTCGCATTGGCCCCTATGCCCATCTGAGAGGTCATGCAGAGATCGGTGAGGGTTGCCGCATTGGTAATTTTGTTGAGATTAAGAATGGGAATTTGGGCGATCGCACCAACGTTGCCCATCTGTCCTATCTGGGAGATGCCACCCTCGGCGAACAGGTAAATGTCGGAGCAGGAACCATCACCGCGAATTACGATGGCGTCCAGAAACACCGCACAATCCTGGGCGATCGCGTCAAAACGGGTTCCAACAGTGTGCTAGTGGCTCCGGTCACGATTGGCAACGACGTCACCATTGCAGCGGGGTCTACCGTAACCGAGGACGTTGAGGATGATGCGCTAGTGATTGCGCGATCGCGTCAAGTGGTCAAACCGGGCTGGCGTAATCCTGCCCATGATGCGTAGTTCCGACTGCCTAAACTGAGCCTGAATTCTATGA
This is a stretch of genomic DNA from Synechococcales cyanobacterium T60_A2020_003. It encodes these proteins:
- a CDS encoding cobyric acid synthase CobQ — translated: QMFPSEDSLSLMDRSSNGSNNADLTIAVICLPRISNFTDFDPLEAEPTVNLRYVGIRDELGYPDAVILPGTKTAIADLLALQHTGLAEQIQEYVAAGGTIMGICGGFQIMGRILADPEGIEGHEGRYKGLGLLPLTTIITGQKIARQRQVSSNFPQTGLPVIGYELHQGRSHMAESGSDQAGGLTYEYLFDDRNLGVVDSAQMLWGTYLHGIFDSGSWRRTWLNRLRQQRGLKSLPTGIADYREQRERMLNGLADTIQPRLNLTPILDALKECNG
- a CDS encoding (2Fe-2S)-binding protein; translated protein: MTVQVRFLPDDVTVEAIAGEPLLQVAERAGLSIPTGCLMGSCHACEVELENGDVICACISGVPKGQTHVTINLFVDPTW
- the glmU gene encoding bifunctional UDP-N-acetylglucosamine diphosphorylase/glucosamine-1-phosphate N-acetyltransferase GlmU, which gives rise to MVAVAILAAGRGTRMKSRLPKVLHALGQRSLVERVLDSLSDVSPTHKFVIVGYQGDLVREALADYPGVEFVEQTEQLGTGHAVQQVLPHLKGYDGDLLVLNGDVPLLRADTIRQLLQTHRDAGSAAAILTAQLPDPKGYGRVFCDGQNTVTQIVEDRDCTAAQKQNRRINVGVYCFKWSELERVLPQLQADNDQQEYYLTDTVSMMSPVVAVDVDDYREILGINDRLQLANAYSILQTRIKEHWMRAGVTLVDPESVTIDDTVELHPDVIIEPQTHLRGRTVVGSESRIGPGSLIENSQIGQRVTVLYSVVSDSTIQDGTRIGPYAHLRGHAEIGEGCRIGNFVEIKNGNLGDRTNVAHLSYLGDATLGEQVNVGAGTITANYDGVQKHRTILGDRVKTGSNSVLVAPVTIGNDVTIAAGSTVTEDVEDDALVIARSRQVVKPGWRNPAHDA